From the genome of Geothrix sp. 21YS21S-4, one region includes:
- the ribD gene encoding bifunctional diaminohydroxyphosphoribosylaminopyrimidine deaminase/5-amino-6-(5-phosphoribosylamino)uracil reductase RibD yields MSELSPETAWALATGGPWPVPEGLSGDPHFMALALQEGLKGVGLSSPNPPVGCALVKDGRVLGIGSHTRAGDPHGEIMALRDAESREEDVRGATAYVTLEPCCHQGRTGPCTQALLQAGIARVVVGVRDPNPRVDGGGMAILRAQGLPVEEGVLAEACARFHAPFFKFIHAGLPWVSLKLALGSDGALGPEGQRTQVTPPAVQRLGHALRRASEAIVVGRRTAEMDDPQLTDRWPAPTAPHRTFHRVVVDPAGQVPSTARIWQPVAGQPALRAVTGTPAPLRDVEDLHLPPAPKGCSLRHLLHELGARGVGRVLVEGGGSLVRDFLDQGLADEFHCFRSDAPAGGTPLDLPLPSSWERRAVARWPGGRWEVWR; encoded by the coding sequence ATGTCTGAGTTGTCCCCCGAGACCGCCTGGGCCCTCGCCACCGGCGGCCCCTGGCCGGTACCCGAGGGGCTTTCCGGGGATCCGCACTTCATGGCCCTGGCCCTCCAGGAGGGGCTGAAGGGGGTCGGGCTCTCCAGCCCCAATCCCCCCGTGGGTTGCGCTCTGGTGAAGGATGGACGGGTTCTGGGGATCGGGTCCCACACCCGGGCGGGGGACCCCCACGGCGAGATCATGGCCCTGCGGGACGCCGAATCCCGGGAGGAGGACGTTCGCGGAGCCACCGCCTACGTCACCCTGGAGCCCTGCTGCCACCAGGGCCGGACGGGACCCTGCACCCAGGCCCTTCTGCAGGCGGGCATCGCCCGGGTGGTGGTGGGCGTTCGCGATCCCAATCCGCGGGTGGACGGGGGCGGAATGGCCATCCTGCGGGCCCAGGGGCTGCCCGTGGAGGAGGGCGTGCTGGCGGAGGCCTGCGCCCGCTTTCACGCTCCCTTCTTCAAGTTCATCCACGCCGGGTTGCCCTGGGTCAGCCTCAAGCTGGCGCTGGGTTCCGACGGAGCGCTCGGACCGGAGGGACAGCGCACCCAGGTCACGCCGCCCGCCGTCCAGCGGCTGGGCCACGCCCTCCGCCGGGCGTCCGAGGCCATCGTCGTGGGGCGCCGCACGGCGGAAATGGACGACCCCCAGCTCACGGACCGATGGCCCGCTCCGACGGCCCCCCACCGGACCTTCCATCGCGTGGTGGTGGATCCGGCGGGCCAGGTTCCCTCCACCGCTCGGATCTGGCAACCGGTCGCCGGCCAGCCCGCCCTGCGGGCCGTGACGGGAACCCCGGCGCCGCTCCGCGACGTGGAAGATCTGCACCTGCCGCCAGCCCCGAAGGGATGCAGCCTCCGCCACCTTCTTCATGAACTGGGCGCGCGCGGCGTGGGACGGGTGCTGGTGGAAGGCGGAGGCTCCCTGGTTCGGGATTTCCTCGATCAGGGTCTGGCCGACGAATTCCACTGCTTCCGGAGCGACGCGCCGGCCGGAGGGACGCCCCTCGATCTGCCCCTTCCCAGCTCCTGGGAACGCCGCGCGGTGGCCCGGTGGCCGGGCGGACGGTGGGAGGTCTGGCGGTAG
- the nrdR gene encoding transcriptional regulator NrdR produces MRCPFCGHLEDKVVDSRESREGDSIRRRRECLSCARRFTSYERVEEVPLVILKKDGRREPFDRQKLMKGLLLACQKRPVSLARIEELVGDLQSRLMERPDREIRSRELGELIMDELKGLDQVAYVRFASVYRDFKDLPDFVKALEGLMQKEAGGGRAERPVAAVEPAKPVPQALFPSEAEASIRRPRRK; encoded by the coding sequence ATGCGCTGTCCCTTCTGCGGGCACCTCGAAGACAAAGTGGTGGACTCCCGGGAGTCCCGCGAAGGCGATTCCATCCGCCGCCGCCGGGAGTGCCTCTCCTGCGCCCGGCGCTTCACCAGCTACGAGCGGGTGGAGGAAGTGCCTCTGGTGATCCTCAAGAAGGACGGCCGGCGGGAGCCCTTCGACCGCCAGAAGCTGATGAAGGGCCTGCTGCTGGCCTGCCAGAAGCGGCCCGTGTCCCTCGCCCGCATCGAGGAGCTGGTGGGCGATCTCCAATCCCGCCTGATGGAGCGACCCGATCGCGAGATCCGCAGCCGGGAATTGGGCGAGCTGATCATGGACGAGCTGAAGGGGCTGGACCAGGTGGCCTACGTCCGCTTCGCGTCGGTCTACCGCGACTTCAAGGACCTGCCGGATTTCGTGAAGGCCCTCGAGGGCCTCATGCAGAAGGAGGCGGGCGGCGGGCGCGCGGAGCGGCCGGTCGCCGCCGTCGAACCCGCCAAACCGGTGCCCCAGGCCCTGTTCCCGAGCGAGGCGGAGGCCTCCATCCGGAGGCCGCGGCGGAAGTAG
- a CDS encoding PLP-dependent aspartate aminotransferase family protein: protein MPKPWGPTTTAIHAGKHFNPTRAVTTPIFQTSVFQLMENREGAEFAASVEPPTFYTRWGNPNTSEVEAVLAELEGAERALVTGSGMAAFALVLEAFLKSGDHVVAPAAIYLGTEQLLRRWETERGLRITWVRNTLDLDEWEAAIQPDTRLIWVETPSNPTLALTDLAGIAALGKRQGIRTVADNTFPSPIHTRPLDHGIDLSVASATKYLAGHSDVVAGAIAGSEADVVACWHLAKVTGPTLDPMAAWLLHRGLKTLALRVRRASDNAQALAEWLQAQPQVARVDYPGLPTHAGHGIAARQMVQGFGAMISFELAAGLSAGQRFCEALEVVTRGVSLGGVESLIQHPASMSHLKTPAEVKARLGISDGLLRFSVGIEDLPDLTADLERGFRAAAEAR from the coding sequence ATGCCCAAGCCCTGGGGACCGACCACCACCGCCATCCACGCCGGCAAGCACTTCAATCCCACCCGGGCCGTCACCACGCCCATCTTCCAGACCTCCGTCTTCCAGCTGATGGAAAACCGGGAGGGGGCGGAATTCGCGGCCAGTGTGGAGCCCCCGACCTTCTACACCCGGTGGGGGAACCCCAACACCAGCGAGGTGGAGGCGGTCCTGGCGGAGCTGGAAGGCGCCGAGCGCGCCCTGGTCACGGGCTCGGGCATGGCCGCCTTCGCCCTGGTCCTGGAGGCCTTCCTGAAATCCGGGGATCACGTGGTCGCTCCCGCCGCCATCTACCTGGGGACGGAACAGCTCCTCCGCCGGTGGGAAACGGAGCGGGGACTGCGGATCACCTGGGTCCGGAACACCCTGGATCTGGACGAGTGGGAAGCGGCCATCCAGCCGGACACCCGGCTGATCTGGGTGGAGACGCCCTCCAACCCCACCCTGGCATTGACGGACCTCGCCGGCATCGCGGCGCTGGGGAAACGGCAGGGCATCCGCACCGTGGCCGACAACACTTTCCCCAGCCCCATCCACACCCGGCCGCTGGACCACGGGATCGACCTCAGCGTCGCCTCCGCCACCAAGTACCTCGCCGGCCATTCCGATGTGGTGGCGGGCGCGATCGCCGGGTCCGAGGCGGACGTGGTGGCCTGCTGGCACTTGGCGAAGGTCACCGGTCCGACCCTGGATCCCATGGCCGCCTGGCTCCTGCATCGGGGGCTCAAGACCCTCGCCCTGCGGGTGCGCCGCGCCTCGGACAACGCCCAGGCCCTGGCCGAGTGGCTGCAGGCGCAGCCCCAGGTGGCGCGGGTGGACTACCCGGGCCTGCCGACCCATGCCGGGCACGGGATCGCGGCGCGGCAGATGGTCCAGGGCTTCGGCGCCATGATCTCCTTCGAGCTGGCGGCGGGCCTGTCGGCGGGACAGCGGTTCTGCGAAGCCCTGGAGGTGGTCACCCGCGGCGTGAGCCTGGGGGGCGTCGAGAGCCTCATCCAGCATCCCGCCAGCATGAGCCACCTGAAGACCCCCGCCGAAGTCAAAGCCCGGCTGGGGATCTCCGACGGGCTCCTGCGGTTCTCCGTGGGCATCGAGGATCTGCCCGATCTGACCGCCGACCTGGAGCGTGGCTTTCGGGCCGCCGCGGAGGCGCGATGA
- a CDS encoding alpha/beta hydrolase, protein MPSKFYPDHPGELHPEAEALLSRLSAESGPPLSVQSPSEARQGFLPRAWAGEPRQDVAVRSALAGSVPLRIATPPGPGPHPVLVFFHGGGFVLGTLGEFEPLCTRLAACAGCIVVSVGYRLAPEAPFPAAVEDAWIALQWTASEAASFDGDPARLAVAGDSAGGNLAALVALRARDEGTPRVRHQVLICPWTDLSSGAEAAESFRHFGRGPWLSAESLAWYRAHYLAHADGRAASPLCAVHGAGLPPATILTAECDILADQGRAYADRLRTLGVPVTHASYAGMLHDFILFPAVFSAAERALDRIAQALKRAFAEP, encoded by the coding sequence ATGCCGAGCAAGTTCTACCCCGACCATCCCGGCGAGCTGCATCCCGAGGCGGAAGCGCTGCTCTCCCGGCTGTCCGCCGAAAGCGGACCGCCCCTCTCCGTCCAGAGCCCCTCGGAAGCTCGCCAAGGGTTCCTGCCCCGGGCCTGGGCCGGCGAGCCCCGGCAGGACGTCGCCGTGCGCTCAGCCCTCGCGGGAAGCGTCCCCCTTCGCATCGCGACGCCCCCGGGCCCCGGCCCCCATCCCGTTTTGGTCTTCTTCCACGGGGGCGGCTTCGTCCTGGGGACCCTCGGCGAATTCGAGCCGCTCTGCACCCGCCTGGCGGCCTGCGCCGGCTGCATCGTGGTGTCCGTGGGCTACCGCCTCGCGCCGGAGGCTCCTTTTCCCGCCGCGGTCGAGGACGCCTGGATCGCTCTTCAATGGACGGCCAGTGAAGCCGCGTCCTTCGACGGGGACCCCGCTCGCCTGGCCGTGGCAGGCGACAGCGCCGGAGGCAACCTGGCGGCGCTGGTCGCCCTGCGGGCCCGGGACGAGGGGACGCCGCGGGTGCGCCACCAAGTCCTGATCTGCCCCTGGACCGACCTGTCGTCCGGGGCCGAAGCTGCGGAATCCTTCCGGCACTTCGGAAGGGGCCCCTGGCTGTCGGCGGAGAGCCTCGCCTGGTACCGAGCGCACTACCTCGCCCACGCGGACGGGCGAGCCGCTTCGCCGCTATGCGCGGTCCACGGCGCGGGCCTTCCGCCGGCGACGATCCTCACGGCCGAATGCGACATCCTGGCGGATCAGGGCCGGGCCTACGCGGATCGCCTTCGGACCCTGGGCGTCCCGGTGACCCATGCGTCCTACGCCGGGATGCTCCACGATTTCATCCTCTTTCCCGCGGTCTTCTCCGCCGCGGAAAGAGCCCTGGACCGGATCGCCCAGGCCCTGAAACGGGCCTTCGCGGAACCCTGA
- a CDS encoding OsmC family protein: MAHSYPLTVAWTGNTLDKAYTRNATVTAPGKAPIAVSSAPEYAGDAARWNPEDLLGSALATCHMLTFLALCAKAQVPVVGYEDRAEAVLDMVDKVTRITKVHLRPVIRVPRGTGMAKVVELFEKAHKYCFVANSVTCEAVLEPRVVEV; this comes from the coding sequence ATGGCCCACAGCTATCCCCTCACCGTCGCCTGGACCGGCAATACGCTGGACAAGGCCTACACCCGCAACGCCACCGTGACGGCGCCGGGGAAGGCCCCCATCGCCGTGAGCAGCGCGCCGGAGTACGCGGGCGACGCCGCGCGATGGAACCCGGAGGACCTGCTGGGCTCCGCCCTCGCCACCTGCCACATGCTCACGTTCCTGGCCCTCTGCGCCAAGGCCCAGGTGCCGGTGGTGGGCTACGAGGACCGCGCGGAAGCGGTGCTGGACATGGTGGACAAGGTCACGCGCATCACGAAGGTCCACCTCCGTCCCGTGATCCGCGTCCCCCGGGGCACGGGCATGGCGAAGGTGGTGGAGCTGTTCGAAAAGGCCCACAAGTACTGCTTCGTCGCCAATTCCGTCACCTGCGAGGCCGTGCTGGAACCGCGCGTGGTGGAGGTCTAG
- a CDS encoding 16S rRNA (uracil(1498)-N(3))-methyltransferase, producing the protein MSLPRLFLHLPAGISPVENLAVPLDFDAAKHLRALRLKPGDALELVLGEAPWTADLAELGRERALARLVAPLQEDREPPIALQACLPLPAQLSLFDEWIPPLVELGAILLQPVIYARSEFDPAKTAARMERWARLVQSACEQSHRTRRPELRPPVPFGALLGWDSPQKWVAYELATGEANPVLRREPLAFTSGPEGGITDAEFAALSAAGWRSVSLGRSILRAVTAPVALLGAVQFALGQAEIPITIPASKTQEQK; encoded by the coding sequence GTGAGCCTTCCGCGCCTTTTTCTGCACCTTCCCGCCGGGATTTCCCCCGTGGAGAACCTCGCCGTCCCGCTGGACTTCGACGCCGCAAAACACCTGCGCGCCCTTCGATTGAAACCGGGAGACGCCCTCGAACTCGTGCTGGGCGAGGCTCCCTGGACGGCGGACCTCGCGGAACTGGGGCGGGAGCGGGCCCTCGCGCGGCTGGTCGCCCCCCTCCAGGAGGACCGGGAACCGCCCATCGCCCTCCAGGCCTGCTTGCCGCTCCCGGCCCAGCTCAGCCTGTTCGACGAGTGGATCCCCCCGCTGGTGGAACTGGGCGCGATCCTCCTCCAGCCGGTGATCTACGCCCGCAGCGAGTTCGACCCCGCCAAGACGGCCGCCCGCATGGAGCGCTGGGCCCGGCTCGTCCAATCCGCCTGCGAGCAGAGCCACCGCACCCGCCGGCCCGAGTTGCGCCCGCCCGTTCCGTTCGGCGCCCTCCTCGGGTGGGACTCCCCGCAGAAGTGGGTGGCCTACGAGCTCGCCACCGGCGAGGCGAACCCCGTCCTCCGGCGGGAGCCCCTCGCTTTCACCAGCGGACCCGAAGGCGGGATCACCGACGCCGAATTCGCCGCGCTGTCCGCCGCGGGATGGCGATCCGTGAGCCTCGGCCGCAGCATCCTCCGCGCCGTCACCGCCCCCGTCGCCCTCCTGGGCGCCGTTCAATTCGCGTTGGGACAGGCTGAGATTCCGATCACGATTCCTGCGTCAAAAACGCAAGAGCAGAAATAA
- the thiS gene encoding sulfur carrier protein ThiS has translation MNLRINGEVRETPALATVADLAAWLALPAFGTAVELNGEVVRRADHAATPLTEGDRLEVVKLVGGG, from the coding sequence ATGAACCTGCGGATCAACGGCGAAGTCCGCGAAACGCCCGCCCTGGCCACTGTCGCGGATCTGGCGGCCTGGCTGGCGCTGCCGGCCTTCGGGACGGCGGTGGAGCTGAATGGGGAAGTCGTCCGGCGCGCGGATCACGCCGCCACGCCTCTGACCGAAGGCGACCGGCTGGAAGTGGTGAAGCTGGTGGGGGGCGGCTGA
- the ftsY gene encoding signal recognition particle-docking protein FtsY: MGFLDGLFDKFRQGLKRTQDVVLAPMGRLLGLRRLDAAQLQELEDLLLQADLGVKAVDQLMDRLKSELKRGDIDPKAILKEELLKLLRQQPAAPFAARGTQVVLLVGVNGVGKTTTLGKLAAHLKARGEGVLVVAGDTFRAAAIDQLELWGERAGVPVIRNQMGGDPAAIAFDGAASAKAKGTPWVLIDTAGRLHTKDHLMKELDKIRRSLQKVIPEAPHRVLLVLDATTGQNGLVQAETFARVAGVTDLVLTKLDGSAKGGVVVPILERLKLPIAFVGVGEGVDDLIPFDPEAFVDGLLDV; this comes from the coding sequence GTGGGCTTTCTCGATGGCCTGTTCGACAAATTCAGGCAGGGGCTGAAGCGGACCCAGGACGTGGTGCTCGCACCCATGGGCCGGCTTCTGGGGCTCCGGCGGCTGGACGCGGCCCAGCTCCAGGAACTGGAAGACCTGCTGCTCCAAGCGGACCTCGGCGTGAAGGCCGTGGATCAGCTGATGGATCGGCTCAAGTCCGAACTGAAGCGCGGAGATATCGATCCCAAGGCCATCCTCAAAGAGGAGCTGCTGAAGCTCCTCCGCCAGCAGCCCGCCGCGCCCTTTGCCGCCCGCGGCACCCAGGTCGTCCTCCTGGTGGGCGTCAACGGTGTCGGAAAAACAACGACCCTGGGCAAGCTGGCCGCCCACCTGAAGGCCCGCGGCGAGGGCGTTCTCGTGGTGGCGGGGGACACCTTTCGCGCCGCGGCCATCGATCAACTGGAACTGTGGGGCGAGCGGGCCGGGGTACCGGTCATCCGCAACCAGATGGGGGGCGACCCCGCCGCCATCGCCTTCGACGGCGCCGCCAGCGCGAAAGCGAAGGGCACGCCGTGGGTGCTGATCGACACCGCGGGCCGCCTCCACACCAAGGACCACCTGATGAAGGAGCTGGACAAGATCCGGCGCAGCCTCCAGAAGGTCATCCCGGAAGCCCCCCATCGGGTGCTGCTCGTCCTGGACGCCACCACCGGCCAAAACGGATTGGTCCAGGCGGAGACCTTCGCGCGCGTCGCAGGGGTTACGGACCTCGTCCTCACCAAGCTGGACGGCAGCGCCAAGGGGGGCGTCGTGGTTCCCATTTTGGAGCGCCTCAAGCTGCCCATCGCCTTCGTGGGCGTGGGGGAGGGCGTCGACGACCTCATCCCCTTCGACCCCGAAGCCTTCGTGGACGGCCTGCTCGATGTCTGA
- a CDS encoding alpha/beta fold hydrolase codes for MKTTVEGLALAYTDRGTGQPPLLFVHGFPLSRGAWDKQVEAFSATHRVLAPDLRGLGESEGSKGAVSMDRYAEDLAALLREWETGPVVLIAHSMGGYVALAFQARFPDLLRGLVLVGTRAGADTPDAATKRRATADKVRKEGPGSVIDDMAPKMLAADNPDQAMAKEVRALMEPSRAEGVAAALLGMADRPDRTPGLSRIGVPTLVVTGADDTIIPSSESQRLAEAIPGAELEIIPKAGHLVAYEQPEAFNRRLKTWLERLPAR; via the coding sequence GTGAAGACAACCGTGGAAGGTCTCGCCCTCGCCTACACCGACCGGGGAACCGGTCAGCCGCCCCTGCTGTTCGTTCACGGCTTTCCGCTGTCCCGGGGCGCGTGGGACAAGCAAGTGGAGGCGTTCTCCGCCACCCACCGCGTCCTGGCCCCCGATCTGCGGGGGCTGGGGGAAAGCGAGGGCTCCAAAGGCGCCGTCTCCATGGACCGCTACGCGGAGGACCTGGCGGCGCTCCTGCGGGAGTGGGAAACGGGTCCCGTGGTCTTGATCGCCCATTCCATGGGCGGCTACGTGGCCCTGGCCTTCCAGGCGCGCTTCCCCGACCTCCTGCGGGGCCTGGTTCTGGTGGGCACCCGGGCCGGCGCCGACACCCCCGATGCCGCCACCAAGCGCCGGGCGACCGCCGACAAGGTGCGGAAGGAAGGGCCGGGCTCGGTCATCGACGACATGGCCCCCAAGATGCTCGCCGCGGACAACCCCGATCAGGCGATGGCGAAGGAGGTGCGCGCCCTGATGGAACCCTCCCGGGCCGAAGGCGTGGCCGCCGCGCTGCTCGGCATGGCGGACCGGCCCGACCGCACGCCGGGACTCTCCCGCATCGGCGTGCCCACCCTCGTCGTCACGGGCGCCGACGACACGATCATCCCGTCCAGCGAATCCCAGCGCCTCGCGGAGGCCATTCCCGGGGCCGAGCTGGAGATCATCCCCAAGGCCGGCCATCTGGTCGCCTACGAGCAGCCGGAGGCCTTCAACCGCCGGCTGAAGACCTGGCTGGAGCGGCTGCCCGCCCGCTAG
- the lon gene encoding endopeptidase La, whose protein sequence is MADDLLLPSPPDEQPKLPEELPVIPLRDVVVYPYVILPLSVSREKSIRAVDVALVEHRMVLLLSQKQVEMDNPKPDELYHVGTAALIMRVLKLPDGRIRALVQGLQRVRVEYFTETENVFKARVEPLAEPEMKSPDLEQDALLRSVKQTLEKAVALGKTLPQEVLVIAGNLDNPGRLADLVASNLDLKLQQTQEVLEIAHPGLRLKRVNELLMREIQLLEVQQKITLEARGEMDKSQREYYLRQQLKAIQQELGEGSELAEEIQGFRDKLALLKVPEEPLVEIERNLRKLERMHPDSSETAVTRTYLEWMTELPWGSFTEDNLDLKQAQTVLDEDHFGLPKIKDRLLEFLAVRKLKPDLRGTILCFVGPPGVGKTSLGKSIARALGRKYARISLGGVHDESEIRGHRRTYVGAMPGRIVQALHQVKSMNPVIMLDEVDKIGRDMRGDPSAALLEVLDPEQNHTFRDHYLNVPLDLSQVLFLANANELEPIHPAFRDRMEVITLNSYTLEEKVGIAERHLIPKQMEKHGITRQKLSIPKKALKAIITGYTHEAGLRQLEREIGAVCRKVARRVAENTLKKAFILDPEGLRELLGPVKFLQDARLKAPRVGVVTGLAWTAVGGEVLFVEALKMPGKGALTLTGQLGDVMKESAQAALSYIRSRGEAFGIDPEVFQKQDLHIHFPEGAIPKDGPSAGLAMATALLSVLKGLPVRNTLAMTGEIDLRGEALPIGGLKEKALAALRLGIKDILMPDANQKDLEEIDPELRDQLSFHPVKHVEDVFEQALIGWVRPIPPKSRKR, encoded by the coding sequence GTGGCCGACGATCTCCTGCTGCCTTCCCCTCCCGACGAGCAGCCCAAGCTGCCCGAAGAATTGCCGGTGATCCCGCTGCGGGACGTGGTGGTCTACCCCTACGTGATCCTGCCCCTCAGCGTCAGCCGGGAGAAATCCATCCGCGCCGTGGACGTGGCGCTGGTGGAGCACCGCATGGTCCTGCTCCTCTCCCAGAAGCAGGTGGAGATGGACAACCCCAAGCCGGACGAGCTGTACCACGTGGGGACGGCCGCCCTGATCATGCGGGTCCTCAAGCTGCCGGACGGCCGCATCCGGGCGCTGGTCCAGGGGCTCCAGCGGGTGCGCGTGGAGTACTTCACGGAGACGGAAAACGTCTTCAAGGCGCGGGTGGAGCCCCTCGCCGAACCCGAGATGAAATCGCCGGACCTCGAACAGGACGCCCTCCTGCGGAGCGTGAAGCAGACCCTCGAGAAGGCCGTCGCCCTGGGCAAGACGCTGCCCCAGGAAGTGCTGGTGATCGCGGGCAACCTGGACAATCCGGGCCGGCTGGCGGACCTGGTGGCCTCCAACCTGGACCTCAAGCTCCAGCAGACCCAGGAGGTGCTGGAGATCGCCCATCCCGGCCTCCGCCTGAAGCGCGTGAACGAGCTGCTGATGCGGGAGATCCAGCTCCTGGAGGTCCAGCAGAAGATCACCCTGGAAGCCCGCGGCGAGATGGACAAGAGCCAGCGGGAGTACTACCTCCGCCAGCAGCTCAAGGCCATCCAGCAGGAGCTGGGCGAGGGCTCCGAGCTGGCCGAGGAGATCCAGGGCTTCCGCGACAAGTTGGCCCTCCTGAAGGTGCCCGAAGAGCCGCTCGTCGAGATCGAGCGCAACCTCCGCAAGCTGGAGCGGATGCACCCCGATTCCAGCGAGACGGCCGTCACGCGCACCTACCTGGAGTGGATGACGGAGCTGCCCTGGGGCAGTTTCACGGAGGACAACCTCGACCTGAAGCAGGCCCAGACGGTTCTGGATGAGGACCACTTCGGGCTGCCCAAGATCAAGGACCGCCTCCTGGAGTTCCTGGCCGTCCGCAAGCTCAAGCCGGACCTCCGCGGGACCATCCTGTGCTTCGTGGGACCTCCGGGCGTGGGCAAGACCTCCCTCGGGAAGTCCATCGCCCGGGCGCTGGGCCGGAAGTACGCCCGGATCTCCCTGGGCGGGGTCCACGACGAGAGCGAGATCCGCGGCCACCGCCGCACCTACGTGGGCGCCATGCCGGGCCGCATCGTCCAGGCCCTCCACCAGGTGAAGAGCATGAATCCCGTGATCATGCTCGACGAGGTGGACAAGATCGGCCGCGACATGCGCGGGGACCCGAGCGCGGCCCTGCTGGAGGTGCTGGATCCCGAGCAGAACCACACCTTCCGCGACCACTACCTGAACGTGCCCCTGGACCTCAGCCAGGTGTTGTTCCTGGCCAACGCCAACGAGCTGGAGCCCATCCACCCGGCCTTCCGGGACCGCATGGAAGTCATCACCCTCAACAGCTACACCCTGGAAGAGAAGGTCGGAATCGCCGAGCGCCACCTCATCCCCAAACAGATGGAGAAGCACGGCATTACGCGACAAAAGCTGTCCATTCCGAAGAAGGCGTTGAAGGCCATCATCACCGGCTACACCCACGAGGCGGGCCTCCGCCAGCTGGAGCGCGAGATCGGCGCCGTCTGCCGCAAGGTGGCCCGCCGGGTAGCCGAGAACACCCTGAAGAAGGCCTTCATCCTGGATCCGGAGGGCCTCCGGGAACTCCTCGGCCCCGTGAAGTTCCTCCAGGACGCCCGGCTGAAGGCGCCCCGGGTGGGCGTCGTGACCGGCCTGGCCTGGACCGCCGTGGGCGGCGAAGTCCTGTTCGTGGAAGCCCTCAAAATGCCGGGGAAGGGCGCCCTGACCCTCACCGGCCAGTTGGGCGACGTGATGAAGGAGAGCGCCCAGGCCGCCCTCAGCTACATCCGGAGTCGCGGTGAGGCCTTCGGGATCGACCCCGAAGTCTTCCAGAAGCAGGACCTCCACATCCACTTCCCCGAGGGCGCCATCCCCAAGGACGGCCCCAGCGCCGGCTTGGCCATGGCCACGGCCCTCCTGTCCGTGCTGAAGGGCCTTCCCGTCCGGAACACCCTTGCGATGACCGGCGAGATCGACCTCCGCGGCGAGGCCCTGCCCATCGGCGGCCTGAAGGAGAAGGCTCTTGCGGCCCTCCGGCTCGGCATCAAGGACATCCTCATGCCCGACGCCAACCAGAAGGATCTGGAGGAGATCGATCCGGAACTCCGCGACCAGTTGAGCTTCCATCCCGTGAAGCACGTGGAGGATGTCTTCGAGCAGGCGCTGATCGGATGGGTGCGGCCCATCCCTCCCAAATCAAGGAAAAGATAA
- a CDS encoding transcription antitermination factor NusB, producing MPTPARLHVAHALHGVFGEGERVPDIWDRDLGEDAHLAQALLGHCLRRWGRLQAWVKPNLKDPSRGVPLGTQVALAMGLAQLAWLPGVSDHAAVNESVLLAADRELGFPPHKGLVNALLRRAAKDRAALAAQLEALPASLDRSPAVEQALRMALAPHGAADQLEALWARLQQPPRPAFRVLKGESPEGLVPDLEVPSALRMAEGGSFPRPWLESGAGMVQDRTSQALLAYAWNRPVARILDACAAPGGKTTALARRHPGAEITALEAHPRRAARLRLTLQQREVEAEVIQADAAEWLERTEEAFDLILVDAPCSGSGTLQKHPEWPWLAHDELPRLTGLQRRLLTAAADRLAPRGLLIYAVCSWLPEEAEAHREWLAEARPDLRPATVWPAGLGVESGTAPTARFQPHPLRWEGEGFQAFALTWG from the coding sequence ATGCCCACACCCGCCCGCCTTCACGTCGCCCACGCCCTCCACGGCGTGTTCGGAGAAGGGGAACGGGTTCCGGACATCTGGGACCGGGACCTCGGGGAGGACGCTCACTTGGCGCAGGCCCTCCTGGGCCACTGCCTCCGCCGCTGGGGGCGCCTCCAGGCCTGGGTGAAGCCCAACCTCAAGGACCCATCCCGGGGCGTGCCCCTGGGGACCCAGGTGGCCCTGGCCATGGGCCTGGCCCAGCTCGCGTGGCTGCCCGGGGTGAGCGACCACGCCGCCGTGAACGAATCCGTCCTCCTGGCCGCGGACCGGGAGTTGGGCTTCCCTCCCCACAAGGGACTGGTCAACGCCCTGCTCCGCCGGGCGGCCAAGGACCGCGCCGCGCTGGCCGCCCAGCTGGAGGCCCTTCCCGCCTCCCTGGACCGCTCCCCCGCCGTGGAGCAGGCGCTCCGGATGGCCCTGGCCCCCCACGGCGCCGCGGATCAGTTGGAAGCCCTGTGGGCCCGCCTCCAGCAGCCCCCCCGCCCCGCATTCCGGGTGCTGAAGGGCGAATCCCCCGAGGGTCTGGTTCCGGATCTGGAGGTGCCCTCCGCCCTGCGGATGGCCGAGGGCGGCTCTTTCCCGCGCCCCTGGCTGGAATCCGGCGCGGGGATGGTCCAGGACCGCACCTCCCAGGCGCTGCTCGCCTACGCCTGGAACCGGCCCGTGGCCCGCATCCTGGACGCCTGCGCCGCGCCCGGGGGCAAGACCACGGCCCTGGCCCGGCGCCATCCCGGCGCGGAAATCACGGCTCTGGAAGCCCACCCCCGGCGCGCCGCCCGTCTCCGCTTGACGCTCCAGCAGCGCGAGGTCGAGGCGGAGGTGATCCAGGCGGACGCGGCCGAATGGCTGGAGCGAACGGAGGAGGCCTTCGATCTGATCCTGGTCGACGCCCCCTGCAGCGGGAGCGGCACCCTCCAGAAACATCCCGAGTGGCCCTGGCTGGCCCACGACGAGCTGCCCCGCCTCACCGGGCTCCAGCGGCGGCTCCTGACCGCCGCCGCGGACCGCCTCGCGCCCCGGGGGCTGCTGATCTACGCCGTCTGTTCCTGGCTGCCGGAAGAGGCGGAGGCCCACCGGGAGTGGCTGGCGGAGGCGAGGCCCGACCTGCGACCCGCGACGGTGTGGCCCGCGGGCCTCGGCGTGGAGTCCGGAACCGCCCCCACGGCGCGGTTCCAGCCCCACCCCCTCCGCTGGGAAGGAGAGGGATTCCAGGCCTTCGCCCTCACCTGGGGCTGA